CGGCGACGCGGCCGATGGAGGTGCGCAGCAGGAAGACGTCGGGCGCCTCCTCGCGCTGCCACCGCCACTTGTTGGAGAGGAACGTGGCGGCCTTGAGGGTGCGCCCGTCGACAGCGGGCACCAGGAAGCCGTTTCCCTCGGGAAACACCTCTCCGGAGACGTGGCCCGGCCCGCTCCCGTGCGCCCGGGTGAGGGCCTCCGCGCGCGGAAACGCCAACGTCACCACGGCGGTGCTGGCGTGCTGGATCGCGCCGAGGTCGGCGTCGGCCAGCGGCGCGTGCGGCCGCAGCAGCTCCGCGGCCTCGTACGCGGGCACGGCGAGGATCACCGCGTCCGCCTCCAGGAGGAGGGGACCGTCGCCTGTGGAGGCCAGGACACGCCACCGTCCTGCCGGGGTGCGCTGCAGCTCACGCGCGCGCGTGCCGGTGAGCACCCGGGCGCCGCTCGCCGCGGCGACGGCGAGGGGCAGACGCCCGGTGCCGCCGTGCAGGCCCTGGACGGGGACGGCACGGGGGGCGCCCGCGCGCGGGAAGGACCCGCCGTCGGGCGTACGCGTCCGGCGCAGCGCCGCGAGCAGCGGCTCCCCGCGCTCGGCGACCGCCGCCACGCGCGGCAGCACGGTACGCAGCGAGAGCCGGTCGGGGCGGCCCGCGTAGACCCCGCCGAGCAGCGGCTCCACGAGCCGGTCCACGGTCTCCTGCCCGAGCCGGCCGCCGAGGTACTCGGCCACCGACGCGTCCTCGGTCATCGGCTCGGCCGGCAGCGCCTCCTCGTGGCGCAGCCTGGCCACGCCCTCGTCGGACAGCAGCCCCGTGCCCGCCAGCGCGTCCGGGTCGGTGGGGATGCCCATGACGTGGCCGGGCGGCAGCGGGCGCAGCGCACCGTTCGACCACAGGGTGGTGGGCGCGGGAGCGGGGTCGCACAGCGCGTCGCCGAGGCCGACCTCCTGGGCCAGGCGCACGGCCTCGGGGCGGAGCGCCATCAGGGACTCGGCGCCCTCGTCGACGGGGACGCCCGCGAGGGTGCCGGTGCGCAGCTTCCCGCCGATGCGAGGGGCACCCTCCAGGACGGTCACTTCCGCGTCGGCGCGCAGCCGCCAGGCGGCGGTAAGGCCGCTGATGCCGCCGCCGACGACGATCACTGAACGCGTCATGCCGTACGTCCTTCCCGGAGCAGCTCCCGCAGCTCGTCCTGGTAGGGGAAGCTCCCCGGTTCGTACGCGCACCAGGGGTCGGCGGCGAGCACCCGCCCCGTCGCCCCGTACGCGCGTGAACGGGAGCCCCCGCACACGGTGTTGAACTCGCAGCGTCCGCACGCGCCGCCGAGCAGCGTGGGTTCGCGCAACGTCGTGAACAGCGCGGAGCCGCGGTAGATGTCGACCAGCGGATGGTGCTTCACGTTGCCGGCCGACAGCGGCAGGAAGCCGCTGGGACGGACCTCTCCGGTGTGCGACACGAAGACGAAGCCGCGCCCCGAGCCGACGTCCATGGGCGGCCTGCGCACCGCGCGCCGCTCCCCGTCGTGCAGGCCGAGGGCACGCGCGCGTGCCGTCAGACGGGCGTACAGGGAGCCCAACGCGGGCTCCTCGCCGTGCCGTTCCAGCAGGGTGCGCTGGAGGGCCACGCGGCGGAAGTGATGGCCCTCCGTGGTCTTGGTGGCCATGACCGCGCCCGTGTCGTACAGGAAGTGCAGGACGTCCTCGACCTCGTCGGCGGTGAGCGAGGCCAGCTGTTCGCCGCGCCCTGTCGGCACCAGCACGAAGCCGCTCCACAGCATCGCGCCCTCCCTGCGCACCAGGGCCGCGATGTCCGCGAGGTCCTCCAGGCTGTCGCGGGTGACGGTGGTGTTGACCTGCACCTTCAGGCCTAGTTCGCGGGCCGTGCGCCAGCCGTCGAGGGTCCATTCGAAGACGCCGTCCACGCCGCGGAAGGCGTCGTGCCGCACGGCCGTGGACCCGTCGATGCTCAGGGACAGGGCGACGGCGCCCGCGTCGCGCACGGCGGCCAGGTTCGCCCGGTCCAGCGTCGGCGTCCCCGAGGGGGAGACGGCGACGCGCAGTCCGAGGGCTGTTCCGTAGGCGACGAGGTCGGTGAGGTCGGGCCGCTGGAACGGGTCGCCGCCGGTGATCACGAAGAGCGGGCCCGGCTTCCCGAAGGCGGCGATCTGGTCCATGAGGCGGCGGGCGTCCGCGCCGTCCAGCTCGCGCGGGTCGCGTGCGGGCTGCGCCTCGGCCCTGCAGTGCAGACAGGCCAGGGGGCACGCGCGCGTGGCCTCCCAGATGACGATGAAGGGGCGCTCGGCGACGTCGTGCCGCGGACGCCGTACGACGCGGCTTGCGGCGCGGCTCACGAGGCGCGCTCCCAGCCGCGCTTCGGACGCCGGTTCGCGAGCTCCTGGGGGTCCCGGCCGCGGTAGACGACGTAGGGCCTGAACACGTACTTGAAGGGCGCGCTGACGACGTGGGCGAGCCGTGAGAACGGGATCAGTGCGAACAGCGCGAAGCCGAAGACGATGTGCAGCTTGAAGGCGAGGGGCGCGGCGCCCATCAGGTGGTAGTCGGGCTGGAGCGTGAACAGGCTGCGGAACCAGACGGAGATGCCCTCGCGGTAGTTGTAGTCGACCACTCCGGAGGAGTTGAGGACGGTCGCGAGGAGGCCGAGCAGCATCGCCCCGAGCAGCACCGTGTACATCAGGTGGTCACTACGGAGAGTGGCTTTGCGGACGGCCGGCACCGTGCAGCGCCGGTACACGAGGATGCCGATGCCGACGGCGGCCGCGACACCCGCGACCGCGCCGGTGGAGACCGCCATCAGGTGGTACGTGTGGTCGCTGACGCCCACCGCGTCGGTCCAGCTGTCCGGGATGACGAGGCCCACGACGTGGCCGAGCACCACGAACACCATGCCGAAGTGGAAGAGCGGTGAGCCGATGCGCAGCAGCCGTGACTCCTGCAGCTGCGAGGAGTGCGTGGTCAGGCCGAACCGGTCGTAGCGGGCCCGCCAGACCAGACCCGCGATCAGGAGGGTGACGGCGACGTAGGGCATGACGCCCCACAGGAGGAGGTCCATCACGCCGGGGTCCTTTCCTGGGCGGCGGTTTTCCGGACGGCGGATGTCCGGGCGGTGGGCCAGGGGAGGTCCACGCCGGGGCCGAAGGGTTCGAGTCCGACGGTCTCGCGGGGCGGCCCGCTGCGGGCCAGCGCCTTCGCCTCGGCGCGCGTCTTCGGGGAGGGACCGGGGAGCGTCCCGCAGACCGCTTCGAGCACGCGCGCGTAGGGCGTGTCCGCGTCGGTCACGGCGAGCCGCAGCAGTTCGAGTCCGGCCCGGTGCTCCTCCAGGAGGGCGGTGCCGGCCTCCTCCTCGCGGGCGGCGAACTCCAGCAGCACCGGGAGGAAGTCGGGCAGCTCCTTGGAGGCGAACTCCAGGCCGTGCTCGCGGTACACCTGCTTGACGCGCACCAGGGAGAGCCCCCGGTTGCGGGTGTCGCCGTCCGACCACCAGGTGAGGTAGAGGCAGCGGCGGTTACGGGTGTCGAAGACGTCCGTGTAGTGCGCGGCGAGGTCCAGGGGGCGTCGCACGCGCGCGTGGGCGATGAATTCCCGCAGCAGCGGGTGGTCGGTCGCTTCGTGGAGGCGGTCCAGCTCCGCGTACAGCCGCTCGTCCGGGTACTGCAGGAGCCGCCCGGCGACGAGCCGGACGACGGCGTCGGGGGTCATACGTTCCTCCGGGTGGGGCTGAGGTTGAGCATGACGCGCTCCTGGGGAGCACTGCCCGGGGCGTCGGCGACCGGGCAGCCGTCGGCCACGTCGTTCAGGGGGTGCGTCTCCGCGAGGGCGTCCGCGTCGGCGCGGGCGGCGGTCGGGACCACGTACCGGTCCTCGTACTTGGCGATCGCCAGGAGCCGGAACATGTCCTCCATCTCCTGGCCGGTGAGGCCGACCGCCGAGGCGATGGACTCGTCGCGCTCCTCACCGAGGTTGACGCGGCGCATGTAGGCGCGCATGGCGGCCATCCGGTGCAGCACCGCGTCCACGGCGTGGGTGTCGCCCGCGGTGAGCAGCGCGGCGAGGTACTCCACCGGGATGCGCAGTGCGTCGATCGCTCCGAAGAGGTTGCCCGCGTCCTCCCCGTCGCGGCCCGCGGCGGCCACCGCCTCGACCACCGGGGACAGCGGCGGCACGTACCAGACCATCGGCATGGTGCGGTACTCCGGATGCAGCGGCAGCGCGACCTGGTACGTCCTGATGAGGTCGTACACGGGGGAGCGGCGGGCCGCGTCGAGCCACTCGTCGGTGATGCCCGAGGCCCGGGCGGCGGCCACGACCGCCGGGTCGTTCGGATCGAGGAAGCACTCCAACTGGGCCGGATAGAGGTCCTGTTCGTCCTCCACGGCGGCGGCCTCGGCGACCTTGTCGGCGTCGTACAGCATGACGCCCAGGTAGCGCATGCGGCCGACGCAGGTCTCCGAGCAGATGGTCGGCATCCCGGCCTCCACGCGCGGGAAGCAGAAGGTGCACTTCTCCGCCTTGCCGGTGGCGTGGTTGAAGTAGACCTTCTTGTAGGGGCAGCCGGTCACGCACATCCGCCAGCCGCGGCACTGGTCCTGGTCGACGAGGACGATGCCGTCCTCCACGCGCTTGTACATCGCTCCGGAGGGGCACGACGAGACGCACGCGGGGTTGAGGCAGTGCTCGCAGATCCGCGGCAGGTAGAACATGAAGCTCTGCTCGAACTCGAAGCGGATCTTCTCGCCCACCTCGTCGCGGACCTTCTCGACCAGCGGGTCCTTGGGGCCGTGCTCCGGGGCGCCGCCGAGGTTGTCGTCCCAGTTGGGGCCCCATTCGATGGTGCCGATGGGCTCGCCCGTCACCTGCGAGACCGGCTTGGCGACGGGCATGTCGTCGCCCGCCGGGGCGTCGGTGAGGTTCTTGTACTCGTACGTCCACGGCTGGTAGTAGTCCGAAAGCTCAGGCAGCTCGGGGTTGGCGAAGATCTGCCCGAGCCGCTTGAGGCGCCCTCCGGCCCTCAGCCGCAGCCGGCCGGACCTGGTCCGCTCCCAGCCGCCCTTCCACCGCTCCTGGTCCTCCCAGCGGCGCGGATAGCCCTGTCCGGGGAGCGTCTCGACGTTGTTGAACCAGACGTACTCGGTGCCCTTGCGGTTTGTCCACGCCTGCTTGCAGGTGACGGAACACGTGTGGCAGCCGATGCACTTGTCGAGGTTCATGACCATGGCGACTTGGGTCATGACGCGTCCGATGGTGACTCCGTCACGGGGCATCAGTAGGTGACCTCCTGGTCGCGGCGGCGGATGACCGTCACCTCGTCACGCTGGTTGCCCGTCGGGCCCAGGTAGTTGAACGCCCACGTCAACTGGGCGTAGCCGCCCACCAGGTGGGTGGGCTTGAGCATGATCCGGGTGAGGGAGTTGTGGATGCCGCCGCGGCGGCCCGTCTTCTCCGTCTTCGGGACACCGACCGTCCGCTCCTGGGCGTGGTTCATGTAGACCGTCCCCGGCGGCATCTTGTGGGACACGATCGCGCGGGCCGTGACGACGCCGTTGCGGTTCACGGCCTCGATCCACTCGTTGTCGCGCACCCCGATGGCGTCCGCGTCCTGCGGGGACATCCACACCGTCTGGCCGCCCCTGCCGAGCGTCATCATGTAGAGGTTGTCCTGGTACTGGGAGTGGATCGCCCACTTGTTGTGCGGGGTCAGGAACCGCACGGCGACCTCGCGGCCGTCCTTTGCGCCGTCCGTCCGGGAACCCAACTCGGGCTCTCCGTAGAGGCGGTGCATGTTCAGCGGCGGCTTGTAGACGGGCAGCGCCTCGCCGACCTCGTGGATCCAGTCGTGGTCGAGGAAGAAGTGCTGGCGCCCGGTGAGGGTGTGCCACGGCTTCAGGTGCTCGGTGTTGACGGTGAACGCGGTGTAGCGGCGCCCTCCGGACTCGCTGCCCGACCACTCGGGCGACGTGATGACCGGCACCGGCCGTGCCTGGGTGTCCGCGAACGTGATCCGCTTCCCCTCGGCCTCGGCGGCCAGGTGCGCCATCTCCGTCCCGACGCGTTTCTCCAGCGTCTCGAAGCCCTGGGTGGCCAGGCGGCCGTTGGAGGTCCCGGAGAGCGACAGGATCGCCTCACAGGCCCGTTGGGCGGTGTCCAGGCGGGGTCGGCCGTCCGCGGTGCCGCCGCGCACGGTGCCGTTCTTCGCCTTCAGGTACGCGACTTCCTCGGCGACGTCGAACGTGACCGCCTTCGTGGTGACACCCAGCTCGTCGACGAGCGGGCCGAGCGCCGCGAACTTCTCGCCGACCGCTCCGTAGTCGCGTTCCACGACGGCCAGGTTGTACATCGTGCGTCCCGGGACGGGCTCGCACTCGCCCTTCGACCAGTCCAGCGCCACCCCGCCGGGCTGCGCCATCTCACCGCCCGGGGTGTCGTGCTGCAGCGCCGTGGCGACCAGGTCGCGGCGTACGCCCAGGTGCTCGCCCGCCAGCTCGCCGAACCGGCGCGCGACGGCGAGGAACGCGTCGTAGTCGGTGCGCGCCTGCCAGGGCGGGTCCACGGCGGGAGTGAAGGCGTGCAGGAAGGGGTGCATGTCCGTGGAGGACAGGTCGTGCTTCTCGTACCAGGTCGCGGCGGGCAGGACGACGTCGGAGAGCAGCGTCGTGGACGTCATCCGGAAGTCGAGGCAGAGCAGCAGGTCGAGCTTCCCCTCGACGTCCTCGGTGTGCCACTTCACGTCGCGCGGTGTGCAACGCGGGCCGTCTTCGGGGAGGTTGGAGTGCGTGCCGAGCAGATGCTTCAGGAAGTACTCGTTGCCCTTGGAGGACGAGCCGAGCAGGTTCGCCCGCCATACGTTGAGCACGCGCGGCCAGTTGCCGGGCGCGTCGGGGTCCTCGCCCGCGAAGCCCAGCGTGCCCTCCTTCAGCTCCCGCACGGTGTCGGCCACGGGGTCCTCGGCGGCGCCGAGGTCCAGCGGGTTGCGGTCGAAGGTCGGGTACGACGGCATCCAGCCCATGCGTGCGGACGCGGCGAGACAGTCGGCGCCCGTCATCCCCTCGAAACGGCCCTCTCCCAGCGGGGAGGCGAGGGACTCGGCGGGGAGGGTGTCGTAACGCCACTGGTCGGTGTGCAGGTAGAACCAGCCCGCGCCGATCATGTGCCGGGGCGGCCGCCCCCAGTCGGACGCGCTCGCGAGCGTCGCCCAGCCCGTCACCGGACGGCACTTCTCCTGCCCTACGTAGTGCCCCCATCCGCCGCCGTTGCGCCCCTGGCAGCCGGTGAGGGTGAGCAGCGCAAGGAACGCGCGGTAGGTGGTCTCCGCGTGGAACCAGTGGTTGGTTCCCGCGCCCATGAGGATCATGCAGCGCCCTTGTGACGCCTCGGCCGTGTCGGCGAATTCGCGCGCCACGCGCGTGGCCTGCGTGGCCGGCACGGACGTGAGGGTCTCCTGCCAGGCGGGCGTGCCGGGCTGGGAGGCGTCTTCGTAGGAGGCGGGCCACTCGCCGGGCAGCCCCGCGCGCGGGACCCCGTACTGGGCGAGCATCAGGTCGTGGACGGTGGTGACGAGCCGACCGCCGACACGGCGTACGGGCACGCCGCGGCGTACGACAGCGCCGTCGCCGGAGGCGCCCTCTTCGAAGCGGGGCAGCACGATCTCGGCCGCACCCTCGCCGTACAGGGTGAGCCGGGGAACGGTGTCGCCGAGGTCGAGGTTCCAGTCGGGGGTCCCTGAGGTGCCCCAGCGGTGGCCCAGGGTGCCGTTCGGGACGGTCGGCTCACCCGTCGCGTCGTCGATCAGGACGGTTTTCCACCGCGCGTTCTCGGTCTCCTCGCCGAGGTCGGCCGCGGTGAGGAACTTGTGCGGCACGAGGCCCTTTTCGGTCTCGTCGAGCGTGACCAGGAAAGGCAGATCCGTGTAACGGCGTACGTAATCCTGGAAGAACGGAGTCTGCCGGTCGACGAAGAATTCCTTCAGGATCACGTGCCCCATCGCGAGGGCGAGGGCGCCGTCCGTTCCGGGGTGCGGGTGCATCCATTCGTCGGCGAACTTCGTGTTGTCCGCGTAATCCGGCGACACGGTGACGACTTTCTGCCCGCGGTAGCGCGCCTCCGTCATCCAGTGCGCGTCCGGAGTCCGCGTCACCGGCACATTGGAGCCCCACATCATCAAATACGCGGCGTCCCACCAGTCACCCGACTCCGGTACGTCGGTCTGGTCGCCGAACACCTGCGGAGAGGCGACGGGAAGATCCGCGTACCAGTCGTAGAAGGAGAGCATCGGGGCGCCGATGAGGGAGTGGAAACGGGCACCCGCGGCGTGCGACGCCATCGACATCGCGGGAATGGGGGAGAACCCCGAGACGCGGTCCGGGCCGTGCTCCTTGATCGTGTGCACGTGCGCCGCCGCCACGATCTCGACGGCCTCGTCCCAACTGGCCCGCACCAGGCCGCCCTTGCCGCGTGCCCGCTGGTAGCGTCGGCGGCGCTCGGGGTCGCTCTGGATGTCGGCCCAGGCGAGCACGGGGTCCTTCAGCCGCGCCTTCGCCTCCCGGTACATTTCCAGGAGCGCTCCGCGCACGTGGGGATAACGTACGCGCGTCGGCGAATACGTGTACCAGGAGAACGAGGCTCCGCGCGGACATCCGCGGGGTTCGTATTCGGGGCGGTCGGGGCCGACGCTCGGATAGTCCGTGGCCTGCGTCTCCCACGTGATGATGCCGTCCTTGACGTACACCTTCCAGCGACACGATCCGGTGCAGTTCACGCCGTGCGTGGAATACACGACCTTGTCGTGGCTCCAGCGGTCACGGTAGAAGGCCTCTCCGTCCCGGCCGCCGGTGTGCTGCACCCGGTGCAGATCCTCGGACGTCTCCGCGGTCCGGGTGAAGAAACTCCCGGCCTTCACGAGCGACTCAGCGATGTCTTTCCTCTGCTGCAACGTCACATCTCCTGGCCGTCCCGAAGAAAAGGCCGCACGGCACGTGCCACCTGCAACGACCCTAAGCCTGGGGGAGGTTGGGATACCGGGGACCAAAGTCCCGTGCAGGGGTGACCTCTTTCCGGAATTATTCGGGCCCTGTGCTGAGATGCTGGGACACATGGGCAGGAAGAAGCGCGGCGCACTCCGTTCGTGGCTGCCGAACCAGCACGGCGCGTGGGCGATGCTCGCGGTGCCGTTCGCGGCGGGCGTGTTCCTCGGCGACGGGCCGGGCGACGGCCCCCGCTGGGCCCATCTGCCACTGTTCGCCGCCTGGTTGGCGGGGTACGTCACCGCCTTCCACGTCCAGCAGTGGCTCCGCCTCCGCCGCCTCTCCCGCAACCCGAGGGCCCCGCGCCGCCACGTGCGCCCCGCCCTCGCCGCGGCGGCGGTCTCCGCGGTGTTCGGGGTGCCGCTCCTGTTCGCGTACCCCTGGCTGCTGCTCGTGGCCGCCTGCGCCGCGCCCTTCGTGGCCGTCAACACCTGGTACGCGTGGCGGAACAGGGAACGGGCCCTCCTGAACGGCCTGGCCGCGGTGGTCCCCGCCTGCGGCATGCTCCTCGTCACGCTGCGGATGGGCGGCGGCGAGCTCTCCGAAGGCCGGCGCCCCGCACTCGCCTGCCTGCTGTTCTTCGCGGGCACGGTGCCGTACGTGAAGACGATGATCCGCGAACGCGACTCACGCGCGTACTACCGGGCGTCGGTGACGTACCACGCCCTCGCCGTGCCCGTGGCGTATGTGCTCAGCCCCTGGCTGGCGGTCCTCTTCGCGGCCTACCTGGTGCGCGCGGCGGTGCTGCCCGGGAAGGGCCTCAAGGTGCCGGTGGTCGGGGCGGTGGAGGTCATGGGCGCGGTGCTGCTGCTGGCCGGTCTCCTGGTGCTGTTCTGAGGGCGGTCACAGCACTGTCAGAGCAGCCCCTTCCTTGTGAGGTGATTGAAGAACAGCCACCCCGGGAGGACCGGCAGCCACAGCGTGAGCAGTCGATAGAGCAGTACCGCTGGCGCCGCCACGTCCTTGGGCACGCCCACCGCGATCAGCCCCAGGGTCAGCGTCGCCTCGACCGCGCCCACACCGCCCGGCGTCGGCGCCGCCGATCCCAGGGCGTTGCCCGCGAGGAAGACGACCGCGACGCTCGCGAGGCTCAGTGACGTCATCTCTTCGTTGCCGAAGGCTCGCACCGAAGCGTCCAGACAGAGCACGAACATCAGGGTGAGCAGCAGCATCCCGCCGATGCCGGTGAGCAGCTTCTGCGGCCGCTGGAGTACGTCCAGCATGCGCGGCACGACACCGGCGAAAAGCGACCGCACGCGCGTGACGACGAATTTGCGCAGGAACGGGATGGCGGTCACCACGAGGACCAGCACCGCGACCGACAGCAGACCGGCGATGACGGTCCGGGACGGCGTGAACGACGGCGTCTTCTCCGTCCCCGTCAGATAGCCGAAGATCAGCAGCAGCAGGATGTGCGAGCCGAGCCCGAAGAGCTGCGAGGCACCGACGCTCGCCACCGCGAGGCCCGAGCGCACCCCGGACCGCTGTAGGAACCGCGTGTTCAGCGCGACACCGCCGACCGCGGCAGGCGCCACGATCTTCACGAACGACCCGGCGACCTGCGCCGCCACCGCCCGCAGGAACGGCACCCGCTCCGGCACGAAGCCCAGCAGGCTCATCGCCGCCGCGAAGTAGCTCAGCGCGGAGAAGCCCACCGCGGCGGCCACCCAGCCCCACTCCGCCTCCTGGAAGAGCGTGCCGAATTCGACGTGCGTCAGCTGCGAGAGCAGGAAGTAGGCGCCGATGGCACCGGCGATGAAGCTGATCAGCGTGCGCGGCCTGATCCGCTCCAGCTGCGCGGGCTCGACCGGCGCCGTCGGGCGGATGAGCAGCACCTGGTGACGGATCTGGGTGAGCAGATCCTCCTCGCGTGCCTGATCCAAAGCGTCGTCTATGGCCTGCTTCTCGGCCTGCCGCTCCTGCTTGGCGGCCTGCTTCTCCTGCTTCGAGGACGGCCTGTCCTCCTTGGCGGACGGCTTGTCCGACCGGGCGTCCTCGGAGACGTCCGCGCGCACGCTCTGCCGGGACTTGCGGGAGGCCTCCAGGACGGCCTCACGCTCGCGCTGGGACCGTTCCCTGGCCAGCCTGCTCAGCGTGGAGCGGGTGGAGCGGGTGAGGGCGATGGGCTGCAGCAGCGGCAGACAGTCGGCCACGGCGTCGGGCCCGAGGACGTCGACGGCGGTGGCGACCGCGCGCTCGGCGCCCACCCGCAGGCCGAGGGCGGCCAGGAGCTGGGCGATGTCGATGCGCAGGACCAGATCGCCCGCGGCGATCTCGCCGCCCCGCAGGTCCGTGAGGATCACGGTGCCGGAACGATCCACCAGAATCGCGTCGCCCGCCAGCCTGCGGTGCGCGATCCGCCGGGACTGCAGGGCCTGCACCTGCCGCCAGGTGTCGCACAGCAGTTCGTCGGTGATGGCGTCGTCCGGCAGGGAGTCCAGGGAGTGGCCGCCCGTGTGCTCGTAGACGAGCATCACGGCGTCGGGGCCGAGCTCGGAGGTGGCGATCAGCTTGGGCGCGTTCGCGCCGGCCGCGATGGCCGCGTACGCGAGCAGGGCCTCCTGCTCCAGCGCCTGCCGCAGGGACTGCAGGCTGCGCCGCTGGGTGATGCCCCGCAGGGTGAGCCTGCGCCAGACGCGGTAGAAGAAGCCCTGCGCCTGCTGTTCGCGGTCGATGACCGTCACATCGAGTGGAGGGCCGTCCTCCAGGGTGACGAAATAGCGGCGGCCGCGGTCGCCGTGCTCGCTGTCGGGGGACTCCTCGCGGGCGGCGCTCACGGGGTGGAAGCCGACGTGCCGCAGGCCCGCGAGCAGTGTCTGCCCGGTGGGCCGCACGTTCGGCGAGCCGACCGCGTAGAGCGTTCCGTAGGCCACGGCCCAGCCGATGAGCACCGTCAGAATGATCGAGAACGGTGTGGTGTAGCCGGTGACCAGCATCGTGAACGCGTCGAGCAGCAGCACCACGAACAGCACCAGGCGCCAGCGCGGTCTGCGGGACATGCCGACGGCCGTCATGTACGCGATCACGGGCGCGAGATAGCCGTGCACCGGATCGGTGAACGCGTGGAGGTCGGCGGGGGACGGCTTGGTCAGCGCGTCCTGGATGGAGTCGGGGGCGGCCTTCGCGACCCAGAGGTCGGTGGCGAGCGTCACGCCGTGCGCCAGGACGGCGGCCAGGACGCCGTCGGCGATGCGCAGCCCGTCCCGCTTGATCAGCCGCTCGATCGCGAACGCGACGGGGACGAGCAGCACGCCGATGCTTGCGATGAGGCCCGCGACCTTGATCAGCAGGTCGGGCGCCTGGTCCGTGCCCTTGTCGATGTCCTGTTCGAGCCCGGACGTCGTGCCGTGCGCGAACGCGGCGATGGAGAGGAGCACGGCGATGGCGAGGACGCCGACGAGGAGCCGCATGAGGTCGGACGGGCGGTGCACACGGGCGGCGAGGAGCGGTTCGTCGCGCTCGACGCGCTCGGCGTGGGCGCCGTCGTCGGCGCAGCCGGGGCTGTCGTCGAGGCCGTTCCGGGGGCCGTCGTCGAGGTCGGCCCCGAGGCCGTCGCCGACGTCGTTCTTCCCGCTGCTGTTCTCGGTCTTCTCGCTCTTCAGGGCGCGCTCACCGGTGTCCAGGTGTGACTCGGACGCAGAGGTGCCCGCCTTCTCATCGGGATGCACGCCCTGCCGCTCCGTGGTCTCTTCTTGATCTCGTATCACCAGTCACCGCCCGCACGATGGTGGCATGGACCGCCCGCGCAGGGGGGCAGCAGGGGGCAACGCAAGGCTGCGAAGTGGTCACGAAACGACACTTCGCGCCCTGTCGGACGGGCCGCGGCACGCTGTGTGGCGGGCCTGTCACGGTGTCGGTGGGGTACGGCAGGATGGTCCGGATGAGCGAGTTGCCGGAGTACGCGGAACGGGTCCTGGAGGTTGCGGAACGGATCCCTCCGGGCCGGGTGATGACCTACGGGGACGTTGCCGAGTGGCTGGAGGAAGGCGGACCGCGACAGGTCGGACGCGTGATGGCCCTCTACGGAGGGGGCGTTCCGTGGTGGCGTGTCGTCCGCTCCGACGGCGTGCTCCTGCCCGGCCACGAACTGCGGGCCCTGGAGAGGTACCGGGAGGAGGGCACTCCGCTGCGGCAGGCCTCGCGCGCCGCCCAGGGGCACGTTCCGAAGCTGGACATGCGGCGGGCGCGGTGGGACGGCGCGGCTCCGGGGGACGCGACTTCGGAGGACGTGACTCCGGAGGGCCTGGCCGGGGGCCCGGCTGGCGGCCGGGATGGGGAGGGCCCGGCTCCGGTCGGCGCGGCTCCAAAGGATCACACCTGACAGCTTCAGGCATCCGGCGGCTCGACGGGGGACCGGTGGCCCGTACGGGGGAAGGCACGCGTCCTTCGCGTCCACTGGCGTAGCGTCGACAGCACGCATCCCCTTCACCCCGCTTCATCCCGCGGCCACCGCGCGGCCGCTCACAGACCAGCACACCCACCAGGACCGGCGACCCACGTGAGTTCCCCTTCTTCCACCCGGCACCTCCGGCACCCGTCGCACCAGCAGGTACGACAGGGGATCCGGGACGGCTACCGACTGGTGCGTACGCCGCCGACCCACGTGGATCCCCCTCGCATGGACGCAGGTCAGCGCCGTGTGGTTGACCACAAGGGCGGTCCGCTGCTGGTCCTCGCCGGGCCCGGCACGGGCAAGACCACCACGCTCGTCGAGAGTG
The sequence above is a segment of the Streptomyces sp. Je 1-369 genome. Coding sequences within it:
- the hemG gene encoding protoporphyrinogen oxidase, producing the protein MTRSVIVVGGGISGLTAAWRLRADAEVTVLEGAPRIGGKLRTGTLAGVPVDEGAESLMALRPEAVRLAQEVGLGDALCDPAPAPTTLWSNGALRPLPPGHVMGIPTDPDALAGTGLLSDEGVARLRHEEALPAEPMTEDASVAEYLGGRLGQETVDRLVEPLLGGVYAGRPDRLSLRTVLPRVAAVAERGEPLLAALRRTRTPDGGSFPRAGAPRAVPVQGLHGGTGRLPLAVAAASGARVLTGTRARELQRTPAGRWRVLASTGDGPLLLEADAVILAVPAYEAAELLRPHAPLADADLGAIQHASTAVVTLAFPRAEALTRAHGSGPGHVSGEVFPEGNGFLVPAVDGRTLKAATFLSNKWRWQREEAPDVFLLRTSIGRVAEEHRLAVPDRHLVRSSVIELHQALGSIGEPVAARVTRWERGLPQYGVGHTERVARVREAVGKLPGLALCGAAYDGVGVAACVATGTAAARQIAED
- a CDS encoding TIGR04053 family radical SAM/SPASM domain-containing protein — its product is MSRAASRVVRRPRHDVAERPFIVIWEATRACPLACLHCRAEAQPARDPRELDGADARRLMDQIAAFGKPGPLFVITGGDPFQRPDLTDLVAYGTALGLRVAVSPSGTPTLDRANLAAVRDAGAVALSLSIDGSTAVRHDAFRGVDGVFEWTLDGWRTARELGLKVQVNTTVTRDSLEDLADIAALVRREGAMLWSGFVLVPTGRGEQLASLTADEVEDVLHFLYDTGAVMATKTTEGHHFRRVALQRTLLERHGEEPALGSLYARLTARARALGLHDGERRAVRRPPMDVGSGRGFVFVSHTGEVRPSGFLPLSAGNVKHHPLVDIYRGSALFTTLREPTLLGGACGRCEFNTVCGGSRSRAYGATGRVLAADPWCAYEPGSFPYQDELRELLREGRTA
- the narI gene encoding respiratory nitrate reductase subunit gamma, with amino-acid sequence MDLLLWGVMPYVAVTLLIAGLVWRARYDRFGLTTHSSQLQESRLLRIGSPLFHFGMVFVVLGHVVGLVIPDSWTDAVGVSDHTYHLMAVSTGAVAGVAAAVGIGILVYRRCTVPAVRKATLRSDHLMYTVLLGAMLLGLLATVLNSSGVVDYNYREGISVWFRSLFTLQPDYHLMGAAPLAFKLHIVFGFALFALIPFSRLAHVVSAPFKYVFRPYVVYRGRDPQELANRRPKRGWERAS
- the narJ gene encoding nitrate reductase molybdenum cofactor assembly chaperone, with protein sequence MTPDAVVRLVAGRLLQYPDERLYAELDRLHEATDHPLLREFIAHARVRRPLDLAAHYTDVFDTRNRRCLYLTWWSDGDTRNRGLSLVRVKQVYREHGLEFASKELPDFLPVLLEFAAREEEAGTALLEEHRAGLELLRLAVTDADTPYARVLEAVCGTLPGPSPKTRAEAKALARSGPPRETVGLEPFGPGVDLPWPTARTSAVRKTAAQERTPA
- the narH gene encoding nitrate reductase subunit beta yields the protein MPRDGVTIGRVMTQVAMVMNLDKCIGCHTCSVTCKQAWTNRKGTEYVWFNNVETLPGQGYPRRWEDQERWKGGWERTRSGRLRLRAGGRLKRLGQIFANPELPELSDYYQPWTYEYKNLTDAPAGDDMPVAKPVSQVTGEPIGTIEWGPNWDDNLGGAPEHGPKDPLVEKVRDEVGEKIRFEFEQSFMFYLPRICEHCLNPACVSSCPSGAMYKRVEDGIVLVDQDQCRGWRMCVTGCPYKKVYFNHATGKAEKCTFCFPRVEAGMPTICSETCVGRMRYLGVMLYDADKVAEAAAVEDEQDLYPAQLECFLDPNDPAVVAAARASGITDEWLDAARRSPVYDLIRTYQVALPLHPEYRTMPMVWYVPPLSPVVEAVAAAGRDGEDAGNLFGAIDALRIPVEYLAALLTAGDTHAVDAVLHRMAAMRAYMRRVNLGEERDESIASAVGLTGQEMEDMFRLLAIAKYEDRYVVPTAARADADALAETHPLNDVADGCPVADAPGSAPQERVMLNLSPTRRNV